From one Lycium ferocissimum isolate CSIRO_LF1 chromosome 7, AGI_CSIRO_Lferr_CH_V1, whole genome shotgun sequence genomic stretch:
- the LOC132064652 gene encoding BRASSINOSTEROID INSENSITIVE 1-associated receptor kinase 1-like: protein MMDQWVFGILVFVCLIGLLLVPVYGNTEGDALNALKTNLADPNNVLQSWDPTLVNPCTWFHVTCNSENSVTRIDLGNANLSGQLVPQLGQLSFLQYLELYSNNISGRIPFELGNLTNLVSLDLYLNKLTGPIPDTLYKLQKLRFLRLNNNSLTGGIPMRLTTVDSLQVLDLSNNNLTGDIPVNGSFSLFTPISFNNNPLNVPPPAPPPPISPTPPSPGLGNSATGAIAGGVAAGAALLFAAPAILLAWWRRRKPQDHFFDVPAEEDPEVHLGQLKRFSLRELQVATDNFNNKNILGRGGFGKVYKGRLADGSLVAVKRLKEERTQGGELQFQTEVEMISMAVHRNLLRLWGFCMTATERLLVYPYMANGSVASRLRERPESDLPLAWPIRKTIALGSARGLAYLHDHCDPKIIHRDVKAANILLDEEYEAVVGDFGLAKLMDYKDTHVTTAVRGTIGHIAPEYLSTGKSSEKTDVFGYGVMLLELITGQRAFDLARLANDDDVMLLDWVKGLLKDERYETLVDADLQGNYNEEEVKQLIQVALLCTQSSPLERPKMSEVVRMLEGDGLAERWEEWQKEEMVRQDFNHAHHPHTDWIIADSTYNLRPDELSGPR from the exons ATGATGGATCAATGGGTCTTTGGGAtcttggtttttgtttgtttaattgGGCTGCTGTTGGTTCCTGTATATGGTAACACTGAAG GTGATGCGTTGAATGCGCTGAAGACCAACTTGGCTGATCCTAACAATGTTCTACAGAGTTGGGATCCAACTCTTGTTAATCCATGTACTTGGTTTCATGTGACCTGCAACAGTGAGAATAGTGTAACTAGAAT TGATCTTGGAAATGCAAATTTGTCGGGTCAACTCGTTCCACAACTTGGTCAACTCTCGTTTTTGCAATACTT GGAACTTTATAGTAATAATATAAGTGGAAGAATTCCTTTTGAACTGGGGAATTTGACGAATTTGGTGAGCTTGGATCTTTACCTGAACAAGTTAACCGGTCCAATCCCTGACACTTTGTACAAGCTTCAGAAACTACGTTTCCT GAGGCTTAACAATAACAGTTTGACTGGAGGTATTCCGATGAGACTAACCACAGTCGATTCTCTTCAAGTACT TGATCTGTCAAACAATAATTTAACAGGAGATATTCCAGTCAATGGTTCCTTTTCGCTTTTTACTCCTATCAG TTTTAATAATAATCCATTGAATGTTCCTCCACCTGCTCCACCTCCTCCTATTTCTCCAACGCCCCCTTCTCCAG GTCTGGGGAACAGTGCAACCGGGGCGATTGCTGGAGGTGTTGCTGCAGGGGCCGCTCTTCTGTTTGCAGCTCCTGCGATTTTGCTTGCTTGGTGGCGTCGAAGGAAACCACAAGACCACTTCTTTGATGTTCCTG CTGAGGAGGATCCAGAAGTTCATCTGGGACAACTCAAGAGGTTTTCCTTGCGCGAATTACAAGTTGCAACTGACAATtttaacaacaaaaatatacttgGTAGAGGAGGATTTGGCAAGGTTTACAAGGGCAGGTTGGCTGATGGCTCTTTAGTTGCAGTTAAAAGATTAAAAGAGGAGCGTACTCAAGGCGGGGAGTTGCAGTTTCAGACAGAAGTAGAAATGATTAGTATGGCTGTGCATCGAAATTTACTTCGTTTATGGGGCTTTTGCATGACAGCAACTGAACGCTTGCTTGTTTATCCATACATGGCGAACGGAAGTGTTGCTTCACGCTTAAGAG AGCGGCCAGAATCAGATCTACCACTTGCCTGGCCAATAAGGAAGACTATAGCACTTGGATCTGCAAGAGGTCTTGCTTATTTGCATGATCATTGCGACCCTAAGATCATTCACCGTGATGTCAAAGCTGCAAATATATTGTTGGATGAGGAGTATGAAGCTGTTGTTGGAGATTTTGGGTTAGCCAAACTCATGGACTACAAGGATACTCATGTTACTACTGCTGTACGTGGTACAATTGGGCATATCGCTCCTGAGTATTTGTCCACGGGTAAATCTTCAGAAAAAACCGATGTGTTTGGCTACGGAGTTATGCTTCTAGAGCTCATAACTGGGCAAAGGGCATTTGATCTTGCTCGACTTgcaaatgatgatgatgtcatgTTGCTAGATTGG GTCAAGGGACTTCTAAAGGACGAGAGGTATGAAACATTAGTAGATGCAGATCTTCAGGGTAATTACAATGAAGAAGAGGTGAAACAGCTTATTCAGGTAGCTCTGCTCTGCACACAAAGCTCCCCATTGGAACGTCCAAAGATGTCGGAAGTGGTGAGAATGCTTGAAGGTGATGGCCTAGCTGAGAGGTGGGAAGAATGGCAGAAAGAGGAGATGGTCCGACAAGACTTCAACCATGCTCACCATCCTCACACTGATTGGATTATTGCAGATTCCACTTATAATCTACGACCCGATGAGTTATCAGGGCCAAGATGA
- the LOC132064653 gene encoding F-box/kelch-repeat protein At1g22040 has translation MGSILSRSNHNSNGGDLIEGSQNASCKRQRTLDSFWEHSPRLIPSLPDEISIQILARLPRIHHLNAKLVSRSWKAAIMSPELYRCRKELGTTEEWLYLLTKTEGDKLLWYAFDPISMRWQRLPPMPSIAVNDEPRSGLAGSSIRIADAIRGWLGRRSALDQVPFCGCAIGAVDGCLYALGGFFRAAAMRSVWRYDPIVNAWNEVSPMSTARAYCKTGVLNGKLYVVGGVTRDRGGLTPLQSAEVFNPHTGIWSEISSMPFSKAQMLPTAFLADLLKPIATGMTSYRGKLYVPQSLYCWPFFVDVGGEVYDPETNAWVEMPIGMGDGWPARQAGTKLSVTVEGELYALDPSSTLDSARIKVYDHQDDTWKVIEGDIPINDNSESPYLLAGFLGKLHVITKDANRNIMVMQADRQNHSVPSPSTSANSLQKFVHEVPEPVLGSEANMWRVVASRSGGGSAELVSCQILDV, from the coding sequence ATGGGTAGCATATTGAGTCGGAGTAACCACAACTCTAATGGGGGGGATCTCATTGAGGGTTCCCAAAATGCATCATGTAAGAGACAAAGGACATTAGATAGCTTCTGGGAGCATAGCCCACGATTAATTCCGAGCTTACCTGATGAGATATCTATTCAAATCCTTGCCAGACTTCCTAGGATACACCACTTAAATGCAAAACTAGTTTCACGGAGCTGGAAAGCTGCTATTATGAGTCCAGAACTTTATAGGTGTAGAAAAGAACTTGGAACAACAGAAGAGTGGCTTTATCTTTTGACGAAGACCGAAGGTGATAAGCTTTTGTGGTATGCTTTTGATCCAATCTCTATGAGATGGCAAAGGTTGCCACCAATGCCCTCAATTGCGGTCAATGATGAACCTAGAAGTGGTTTGGCGGGTTCAAGTATAAGAATTGCTGATGCCATAAGGGGTTGGCTTGGGAGGAGAAGTGCTCTGGATCAAGTTCCGTTTTGTGGTTGTGCTATTGGAGCTGTTGATGGATGCCTGTATGCCCTCGGGGGATTCTTCAGAGCTGCAGCCATGAGATCTGTCTGGAGGTATGACCCCATTGTAAATGCTTGGAATGAAGTAAGTCCCATGTCTACTGCAAGAGCTTATTGCAAGACAGGTGTCTTGAATGGAAAGCTTTATGTAGTTGGAGGTGTTACTCGGGATCGTGGTGGACTTACTCCCCTTCAATCTGCAGAAGTATTTAATCCTCATACTGGTATTTGGTCTGAAATCTCGAGCATGCCATTTTCAAAAGCTCAGATGCTACCCACTGCCTTTCTAGCTGATTTACTCAAGCCTATAGCTACTGGGATGACATCTTATCGGGGGAAACTATATGTTCCTCAAAGTTTGTATTGCTGGCctttttttgttgatgttggaggAGAGGTCTATGATCCCGAAACAAATGCATGGGTCGAAATGCCAATTGGGATGGGAGATGGCTGGCCAGCTAGGCAGGCAGGAACAAAGCTGAGTGTCACTGTTGAAGGAGAGCTGTATGCATTGGATCCTTCTAGTACTCTAGATAGTGCTAGAATTAAAGTTTATGATCATCAAGATGACACTTGGAAGGTGATTGAAGGAGATATACCTATTAATGACAATTCGGAGTCTCCTTATCTTCTTGCTGGTTTTCTTGGAAAGCTCCATGTGATCACTAAAGATGCAAATCGCAATATCATGGTCATGCAGGCTGATAGGCAGAACCATTCAGTTCCTTCTCCATCAACCTCAGcaaattctttacaaaaatttgTACATGAAGTTCCAGAACCGGTTTTAGGATCTGAAGCGAATATGTGGAGAGTTGTTGCTTCGAGAAGTGGTGGTGGATCTGCTGAGCTGGTTAGCTGCCAGATCCTTGATGTATAG